In one Epinephelus moara isolate mb chromosome 6, YSFRI_EMoa_1.0, whole genome shotgun sequence genomic region, the following are encoded:
- the efhb gene encoding EF-hand domain-containing family member B isoform X1, translating into MKMDITDGNTSYKVKYADTCPNIPMAGKRIPVGDRAKSCLQEAARPLTPPVVRKFRNSIQPEPGSIRVHQGKANDPDVASTLVHGISTKSSLSGRSLLNPPQKTLFQHKLQELSEAVYASSKKAPVGRSHDQRVGLPICTDDKTTYGVKTVRGLDVREIINPSKTAEEMEKEAQEGHEAYIRSHNAYFVGERIDRKYDWSHYSKDSRFGILTPHFNDGRNLSKSLHWLGETHKFYNPKAVWKRSGNREKLVQQFGIMNNVRKNTLNVPPDHTFGVALPLDEFGVGDIIHSTEPGQYVRGRDQQRSLVNAVRHHLKKINFHNFPSLLQAFKHYDKAGKGMIDKEDLQAVCHQFQLDVSRPVLDDLMDYCDTDKDGLIDFLEFANFLNWKDKMPVSSREQGILTNERHTSSAPANIGRKPPSESEQLPASQALIKPEDLEPIKPGSSLKTLRTLRRPRAAPDHFMTSSTLIGSVSDSSTLNSRTYGIPTVRSDLPAPRLKRVSDTNNYGDTSTAADLLHPSVHALRGVHEEHFFCPRTKKEIAEIFRNVGVTISEETFEEAWKLASMKHPAGEVCVEVFRNILKEIKAM; encoded by the exons CCCCTGACCCCACCTGTGGTAAGGAAATTCCGCAACAGCATCCAACCAGAACCGGGATCTATCAGAGTTCACCAAGGGAAGGCAAATGATCCAGATGTTGCAAGCACCCTCGTTCATGGCATCAGCACCAAATCTTCCCTCAGT GGCAGAAGCTTGCTAAATCCTCCGCAAAAGACCTTGTTCCAGCATAAGTTACAGGAGCTCAGTGAAGCAGTGTATGCCTCCAGTAAAAAGGCACCAGTGGGCAGGTCACACGATCAGCGTGTTGGACTTCCCATCTGCACTGACGACAAAACTACGTATGGTGTGAAAACAGTTAGAG GGCTGGATGTGCGTGAGATTATTAACCCCTCAAAAACagcagaggagatggagaaggaAGCTCAGGAGGGACACGAGGCTTACATTCGTAGCCACAACGCCTATTTTGTTG GTGAGCGGATTGACAGAAAGTACGACTGGAGTCACTACAGTAAAGACAGCAGGTTTGGGATCCTCACACCTCATTTCAACGACGGCCGTAATCTCAGCAAATCTCTCCACTGGCTGGGGGAGACACACAA GTTTTATAATCCAAAGGCTGTTTGGAAGAGATCTGGGAACAGGGAAAAGCTGGTGCAGCAATTTGGCATAATGAACAATGT GAGGAAAAATACCTTGAATGTTCCACCAGATCACACCTTTGGAGTTGCCTTGCCACTGGATGAATTTG GTGTTGGTGATATAATCCACTCCACTGAGCCAGGCCAGTACGTGAGAGGCCGAGACCAGCAGCGCAGCCTGGTCAATGCAGTGAGACACCATCTCAAGAAGATCAATTTCCACAACTTCCCCTCCCTGCTGCAGGCGTTCAAACATTATGACAAG GCAGGCAAGGGAATGATTGACAAAGAGGACCTGCAGGCGGTGTGCCATCAGTTCCAACTGGACGTGAGCAGGCCGGTTCTGGATGACCTGATGGACTACTGTGACACGGACAAGGACGGACTGATCGACTTCCTGGAATTTGCAAACTTCCTCAACTGGAAGGACAAGATGCCAGTCAGCAGTCGAGAGCAAGGCATTTTGACAAATG AGCGTCACACCAGCTCTGCTCCAGCCAACATCGGGCGGAAGCCTCCCTCAGAATCAGAGCAGCTTCCTGCCTCTCAGGCCTTAATAAAGCCTGAGGACTTGGAGCCCATTAAGCCAGGCAGCTCACTGAAGACCCTCAGGACCCTGAGGCGACCCAGGGCAGCCCCAGACCACTTCATGACCTCCTCCACCCTCATCGGATCTGTCAGTGATTCGTCCACATTGA ACAGCCGCACCTATGGGATCCCAACTGTGCGCTCCGACCTTCCAGCTCCACGCTTAAAGAGAGTCAGTGATACTAACAACTATGGTGATACGTCCACGGCTGCAGATCTTCTGCATCCATCAGTTCATGCCCTCCGGGGCGTCCACGAAGAACACTTCTTTTGTCCTCGCACCAAGAAGGAG ATTGCAGAGATCTTCAGGAATGTGGGTGTGACTATTTCTGAGGAGACGTTCGAGGAGGCCTGGAAGCTGGCGTCCATGAAGCATCCAGCCGGGGAGGTTTGTGTCGAGGTTTTCCGTAACATACTCAAGGAAATAAAAGCAATGTGA